The Thiomicrorhabdus lithotrophica DNA segment CGGTTGCTTCACGTACACCCGCCGTATCTAAAATATGTAATGGCATGCCATCAATATTAATTTCTTCTTTAACAATGTCTCGCGTGGTTCCAGCTATATCGGTAACAATAGCACTCTCTCTACCAGACAATGCATTCAATAAGCTAGATTTACCTGCATTAGGACGCCCTAAAATCACTACAGACATACCTTCTCGCAGTAAAGCACCTTGCTTAGCCGATTCAAAGACAATATGTAAACGATCTAAAATGTGCTGTAACTGTCCAGCCACTTTTCCATCTGACAGAAAATCAATCTCTTCTTCTGGAAAATCTATTGCCGCTTCTACAAAAATACGCAAACTGATTAACTCTTCAACGAGTGTATTCACTTCACGAGAAAAATCACCTTGTAAAGATCGCATAGCAGACTTAGCTGCTTGATCCGAAGACGCTTCAATTAAATCGGCTATCGCTTCTGCTTGTGCCAAATCCAACTTATCATTCATAAAGGCTTGTTTAGAGAACTCTCCGGGTTCCGCTAAACGCGCACCGAGCTCAACAACTCTACTCAATAACCACTGCAAAACCACCGGGCCACCATGACCTTGCAGTTCAAGAACATCTTCACCCGTAAAAGAGTTTGGGTTGGGGAAATACAGAGCAATACCTTGATCTAATACCGAGCCATCTTCTGCATAGAAATTACCGTAATGTGCGTAACGAGGTGTGGGCATTTTGCCTAGTACCGCCTGTGCAATCTCGGCTGACTTTTTACCAGACACGCGCACAATACCTACGCCCCCTCTTCCTGGAGCAGTCGCAATGGCAGCAATGGTATCGATATTGTCAAATTCCATAATAGTTCCGATTATTTGGTATGAGGGGTTCTAAAACAAAAAACGCCCAAACGGGCGCTTTAAAAACTTAATTGCTACCCGTAAGGGTTAAACCAACTACGCCACAATATTGTGGGTGGTGGTGGTTAAATCAGTGATAAATTCTTTCTCACTAAATAGCGCAATGGTTTTATCTAGCTTTTTCTTTGAAGTAAATGTCATCTCTTCAGCTTCGTCATTTACTTTAAAAGATAAAACGTAAAGTGGCTTGCTGTCAGACTGCTTTGCTTCGTTAGAAACAACAACTGGAGCAGCACCCTCTTCAAGGGGAATATAACCCTCTTTGGTTTTATAACAGATTGGCTTAGTACCATCTGCTACTAGCGATTCTACTTTGCCATACATTGGGTGATCTGTACCCAGTTTTTGATAAGTTAAATGCATGTTTTATCCTTTATTTCTCGTCACTAGCTTCAATTTTCTTGGTGATATACCACTGCTGTGCTACAGAAAGAATGTTGTTTACTACCCAGTATAGAACCAGACCTGCTGGGAACCATAGGAAGAAG contains these protein-coding regions:
- the mnmE gene encoding tRNA uridine-5-carboxymethylaminomethyl(34) synthesis GTPase MnmE — encoded protein: MEFDNIDTIAAIATAPGRGGVGIVRVSGKKSAEIAQAVLGKMPTPRYAHYGNFYAEDGSVLDQGIALYFPNPNSFTGEDVLELQGHGGPVVLQWLLSRVVELGARLAEPGEFSKQAFMNDKLDLAQAEAIADLIEASSDQAAKSAMRSLQGDFSREVNTLVEELISLRIFVEAAIDFPEEEIDFLSDGKVAGQLQHILDRLHIVFESAKQGALLREGMSVVILGRPNAGKSSLLNALSGRESAIVTDIAGTTRDIVKEEINIDGMPLHILDTAGVREATDQVEQIGIERAWQALDNADRVLVMLQAGEAIHKEDQIILDKLPAHIPVTLVRNKIDLIDHAPMVEVEAETGRTVIWLSAKHKLGLNSLQDHLKTEMGYAQTAEGVFMARKRHLDALQTALDWTLNGQQQLEQFAAGELLAEDLRLAQEALSEITGRFTSDDLLGRIFTSFCIGK